A window from Musa acuminata AAA Group cultivar baxijiao chromosome BXJ3-10, Cavendish_Baxijiao_AAA, whole genome shotgun sequence encodes these proteins:
- the LOC104001043 gene encoding uncharacterized protein LOC104001043: protein MDGGNGMPGGLLGLDMSLQPHQQMHQQQGNHSQQQQQPLIHHHLQQTHHMVPFQAPMAKDSDHQGQHPVRHAQYVPPLGHVRSEEEPRYGEDIDEQGRRGGVPSQPSSSASPWHRMKWTDGMVRLLIQVVYHVGDDGGGAEGEQQQPHGTVAKGKKTAAASAPVSALLQKKGKWKSVSRAMMEKGFYVSPQQCEDKFNDLNKRYKRVNDLLGKGTACRVVENQALLDTMDLSPKAKEEARKLLNSKHLFFREMCAYHNAGVSSTCAAAPPPQIPLPAPSDQQQLCFHHPPGLVDTVLFTTKAAVGRRGGGAPAAAEDEGNAEEVDDDDDADSDDDDDYDDDGDEDNDDMEGQNHKRHGDHHHHQHKHEEAEEDEDSKGFVSGLAGGRKHKRTASQMSASPPLSLTLSSPSSSMRQLQSELMAMSGGGELQQQQQRQWLKRKAAELEEQRVAYQCRAFQLERQHFKWLRFSTSKEREMERMKLDNERLCLENDRMLLLLRQKELELTHGGSGGGGSSAAIPSAEQQLMLQNTNTNQRRPAEQPHIPNADHASTTA, encoded by the coding sequence atgGACGGAGGGAATGGCATGCCTGGGGGATTGCTAGGCTTGGACATGTCGCTCCAACCGCATCAGCAGATGCATCAGCAACAAGGTAATCActcgcagcagcaacagcagccgcTGATTCATCACCACCTCCAGCAGACACACCACATGGTACCGTTCCAGGCTCCGATGGCTAAGGACAGCGACCACCAGGGGCAGCACCCCGTCAGGCACGCCCAGTACGTACCGCCGCTTGGCCATGTCAGATCTGAGGAGGAGCCCCGGTACGGGGAGGATATCGATGAGCAGGGGCGGCGCGGGGGAGTACCGTCGCAGCCGTCCTCGTCGGCCTCGCCGTGGCACCGGATGAAGTGGACCGACGGCATGGTGCGGCTCCTCATCCAGGTGGTGTACCACGTGGGTGACGACGGCGGCGGGGCGGAGGGGGAGCAGCAGCAACCCCACGGCACTGTTGCCAAGGGCAAGAAGACGGCGGCGGCCTCGGCCCCGGTGTCGGCGCTGTTGCAGAAGAAGGGGAAGTGGAAGTCGGTGTCGCGGGCGATGATGGAGAAGGGGTTCTACGTGTCGCCGCAGCAATGCGAGGACAAGTTCAATGACCTGAACAAGCGGTACAAGCGGGTGAACGACCTCCTGGGGAAGGGGACGGCCTGCCGGGTGGTGGAGAACCAAGCCCTCCTTGACACCATGGACCTCTCGCCCAAGGCGAAGGAGGAGGCCCGCAAGCTCCTAAATTCCAAGCACCTCTTCTTCCGGGAGATGTGCGCCTACCACAACGCGGGAGTCTCCTCCACCTGTGCCGCCGCACCCCCTCCGCAGATTCCCCTGCCGGCACCGTCGGATCAGCAGCAGCTCTGCTTCCACCACCCGCCTGGCCTGGTTGACACGGTACTGTTCACGACGAAGGCTGCTGTGGGTAGGAGAGGAGGCGGTGCCCCTGCCGCCGCCGAAGATGAGGGAAATGCAGAGGAAGTCGACGATGACGACGATGCAGACAGCGATGACGATGATGACTATGACGACGACGGGGATGAAGACAACGACGACATGGAAGGTCAAAATCATAAGCGCCACggcgaccaccaccaccaccaacacaagcacgaggaggcggaggaggacgaggacagCAAGGGGTTCGTGTCAGGTCTCGCAGGTGGCAGGAAGCACAAGAGGACGGCGTCCCAGATGTCGGCCTCTCCTCCGCTCTCGCTGACGCTGTCGTCGCCGTCCAGCTCCATGCGGCAGCTGCAGTCCGAGTTGATGGCCATGTCCGGCGGAGGGGagcttcagcagcagcagcagcggcagtggCTGAAGAGGAAGGCAGCGGAGCTGGAGGAGCAGCGCGTGGCGTACCAATGCCGGGCCTTCCAACTAGAGCGCCAGCATTTCAAATGGCTCCGCTTCAGCACCAGCAAGGAGCGCGAGATGGAGCGCATGAAGCTGGACAACGAACGCCTGTGCCTTGAGAACGACCgcatgctgctgctgctccgaCAAAAGGAGCTCGAGCTTACACACGGAGGCAGTGGCGGCGGCGGATCCTCCGCCGCCATCCCCTCTGCCGAGCAGCAGCTGATGCTTCAGAACACCAACACCAATCAGAGGCGCCCTGCAGAGCAGCCCCACATACCAAATGCGGATCATGCTTCTACCACGGCTTAA
- the LOC135650853 gene encoding pyruvate kinase 1, cytosolic: protein MHSTHLLLEEPIRMASILEPSKPSFFPAMTKIVGTLGPKSRSVEVISACLKAGMSVARFDFSWGDVEYHQETLENLKTAIKSTKKLCAVMLDTVGPELQVVNKSEKAISLEADGYVILTPDKDQEASSELLPINFSGLSKSVKPGDTIFIGQYLFTGSETTSVWLEVSELKGEDVVCIIKNTATLAGSLFTLHVSQIHIDLPTLTEADKIAIGTWGVRNKIDFLSLSYTRHAEDVRQAREFLSKLGDLCQTQIFAKVESIEGLTHFDEILQEADGIILSRGNLGIDLPPEKVFLFQKAAVYKCNMAGKPAVITRVVDSMTDNLRPTRAEATDVANAILDGSDAILLGAETLRGLYPVETISTVGRICYEAEKVFNQDLYFKKTVKYVGEPMTHLESIASSAVRAAIKVKASIIICFTSSGRAARLIAKYRPTMPVLSVVIPRLKTNQLRWSFSGAFEARQSLIVRGLFPMLADPRHPAESTSASNESVLKVALDHGKASGLIKSHDRVVVCQKVGDASVVKIIELED from the exons ATGCATTCGACCCACCTTCTCCTGGAAGAACCCATCAGGATGGCCTCCATCCTCGAACCATCGAAGCCA AGTTTCTTCCCTGCCATGACCAAGATCGTGGGGACGCTCGGCCCCAAATCCCGGTCGGTGGAGGTGATCTCCGCTTGCCTCAAGGCCGGCATGTCGG TGGCACGGTTTGACTTCTCGTGGGGGGACGTCGAGTATCACCAGGAGACCCTGGAAAATCTCAAGACTGCAATCAAGAGCACCAAAAAATTGTGCGCC GTCATGTTAGATACAGTGGGTCCAGAGCTGCAGGTTGTGAACAAAAGCGAGAAGGCCATCTCACTTGAGGCGGATGGTTATGTTATTTTGACACCAGATAAGGACCAGGAAGCATCGTCTGAGTTGTTGCCTATAAACTTTAGTGGATTGTCAAAG TCAGTAAAGCCAGGGGACACAATATTTATTGGCCAGTACTTGTTCACTGGAAGTGAAACTACATCTGTTTGGTTGGAG GTTTCTGAGTTGAAAGGGGAAGATGTAGTCTGTATAATAAAAAATACTGCTACTCTGGCTGGGTCACTCTTCACCCTGCATGTCTCCCAAATCCATATTGATTTGCCAACACTTACTGAAGCTGATAAAATT GCAATAGGTACATGGGGTGTCCGCAACAAAATTGACTTCCTTTCATTATCTTATACGAGGCATGCCGAAGATGTTCGGCAA GCTCGAGAATTCCTGTCAAAGTTAGGTGATCTTTGCCAAACACAAATATTTGCAAAAGTCGAGAGCATAGAG GGTCTAACACATTTTGATGAGATTCTACAAGAAGCAGATGGCATCATTCTTTCGCGTGGGAATCTTGGAATAGATCTCCCACCTGAGAAG GTGTTTCTATTTCAGAAGGCTGCTGTCTATAAATGCAACATGGCTGGAAAGCCAGCAGTTATCACACGTGTTGTTGATAGCATGACCGACAACTTGAGGCCAACACGTGCCGAAGCAACTGATGTGGCGAATGCAATACTTGATG GAAGTGATGCAATTCTTTTGGGTGCTGAAACACTTCGAGGATTGTACCCTGTTGAAACTATATCGACTGTGGGTAGAATTTGTTACGAG GCAGAGAAGGTTTTCAACCAGGATTTGTACTTCAAGAAGACTGTGAAATATGTTGGAGAACCGATGACCCACCTGGAGTCCATTGCTTCCTCGGCT GTTCGTGCTGCTATTAAAGTGAAGGCTTCCATAATAATTTGTTTCACTTCATCTGGTAGAGCTGCAAG ATTAATTGCCAAGTATAGACCCACCATGCCTGTATTATCTGTTGTCATCCCTCGGCTTAAGACAAACCAACTTCGATGGAGTTTCAGTGGCGCTTTTGAA GCCAGACAATCACTTATAGTTAGAGGTCTTTTTCCTATGCTCGCTGATCCTCGTCATCCT GCTGAGTCTACCAGTGCCAGCAATGAGTCAGTTTTGAAGGTTGCTCTTGATCATGGCAAGGCCTCCGGTCTGATCAAGTCTCATGATCGAGTCGTCGTCTGCCAGAAAGTTGGAGATGCTTCAGTGGTCAAAATTATCGAGTTAGAGGATTGA